A single genomic interval of Lathyrus oleraceus cultivar Zhongwan6 chromosome 7, CAAS_Psat_ZW6_1.0, whole genome shotgun sequence harbors:
- the LOC127103709 gene encoding uncharacterized protein LOC127103709, which produces MGKKEHAIYYLSMKFTDCETRYSMLEKTCCALAWAAKRLRQYMVNHTTWLISRLDPIKYIFKKHVVTGRITRWQILLSEYDIKYHTLKAIKGSILADYLAHKPVEDPQSVQFDFPDEDVMALRMKDNDDPTIEEGPEPRSIWGLMFDDTVNAYGHGIGAVIITPRGSHIPFAIRVDFNCTNNIAEYEACILGLEEATDIHIKFLEVFGDSTLVINQIKGEWETRHPGLIPYKDYARRLSTFFTEVEFHHIPRDENQIVDALATLSSMYRVNLHREVPSINIQKA; this is translated from the exons atGGGTAAGAAAGAGCACGCAATTTACTATTTGAGCATGAAGTTCACAGACTGTGAGACAAGgtactcgatgcttgagaaaaccTGTTGTGCACTAGCATGGGCTGCCAAGCGCCTCCGCCAATACATGgtgaatcatactacttggttgatcTCGAGActggatccaatcaagtatatctttaaGAAGCATGTTGTGACCGGCCGGATTACTCGTTGGCAAATACtattatccgagtatgatattaAGTATCACACCCTAAAAGCTATTAAAGGGAGTATCCTCGCTGATTATTTGGCACATAAGCCTGTTGAGGATCCTCAATCTGTGCAatttgactttcctgatgaagatgttatggCTTTGAGAATGAAAGACAATGATGATCCAACTATTGAAGAAGGTCCCGAGCCTAGATCCATTTGGGGTTTAATGTTCGACGATACTGTCAATGCATATGGACATGGCATAGGAGCTGTAATTATTACTCCTCGAGGTTCACATATACCTTTCGCAATAAGGGTAGATTTTAATTGCACCAACAACATTGCAGAGTATGAGGCATGCATCCTTGGTTTGGAAGAGGCTACTGATATACATATCAAATTTCTTGAAGTGTTCGGTGACTCGACTCTTGTCATCAATCAGATTAAAGGAGAGTGGGAAACTCGTCATCCGGGTTTGATCCCATATAAAGATTATGCCAGAAGATTGTCTACTTTCTTTACTGAAGTAGAATTCCATCACATCCCTCGGGACGAGAACCAAATAgtagatgctcttgctacactaTCCTCCATGTATAGGGTGAATTTGCATAGAGAAGTGCCTTCCATCAATATCCAGAAAG CATAA